Within Candidatus Rokuibacteriota bacterium, the genomic segment CCGCCACCGACGCCCTCACCGTCCCCTGGAGCTTGATGTTCGCCTTGATGAACTCCACCGCCCGGTGGGCCCCGGTCGTCACGGCCTGGGTGGACGCGCCCGTGAACCAGTAAATGACCGCGCCCCCGGTGATCAGCCCCAGGAGGAACGGCGGGTGAAGGAGTGAGAGCTTGTCGAGGTTCTGGGTAAGGCCCGCCGTCAGGAGCACGATGATGGAGAAGATCATCGTGGTTGCGCCGACTACCGCCGTGCCGATCAGGACCGGCTTCGCCGTCGCCTTGAACGTGTTCCCGACGCCGTCGTTCTCCTCGAGGAGGTGTTTGGCCGATGCGAAGTCCACCGCGAAGCCATACTCCCGCCCGATCTCCTGGCGGATGTTCGGGATCTGCTCGATCATGGACAGCTCGAACACCGACTGGGCGTTGTCGGTCACCGGCCCGTAGGAGTCCACCGCGATCGTGACCGGCCCCATCCCGAGGAAGCCGAAGGCCACCAGCCCGAAGGCGAACACGGCGGGCGCCACCATCAGCGCCTCGAGGCCCAGCGTGCTGACCGCGTAGGCGATCGCCATGAGCGTGATGACCGCGAGGCCCAGCCAGTAGGCGCTGAAGTTCCCCGCGACGAACCCGGAGAGGATGTCCAGGGACGCGCCGCCTTCGCGGGCGGAGGCAACCACCTCGCGGACGTGCCGCGACTCGGTCGAGGTGAAGACCTTGACCAACTCCGGGATGATCGCGCCGGCCAGCGTGCCGCACGTGATGACCGTGGAGAGCTTCCACCAGAGCGTCCCGTCGCCGAGATCGCGGATCAGCAGGTACGACGCGGCGTAGGTCAGCCCGACGGACACGACCGACGTGAGCCACACGAGCGTCGTGAGGGGGGCCTCGAAGCTCATCCTCCGCGCCCCCGCGTACCGGCTCCGGGCGATGGCGTCGTTGACCAGGTACGAGGCGCCGCTTGCGACGATCATGAGCACCCGCATCATGAAGATCCAGACCAGGAGCTGCACCTGCACGGCGGGCTCCTTGACCGCGAGCAGGATGAAGGAGATGAGCGCGACGCCCGTGACGCCGTAGGTCTCGAAGCCGTCGGCCGTCGGGCCGACCGAATCGCCGGCGTTGTCGCCGGTGCAGTCGGCGATCACGCCCGGGTTCCGCGCGTCGTCCTCCTCGATCTTGAAGACGATCTTCATGAGGTCCGAGCCGATGTCGGCGATCTAGGTGAAGATCCCGCCCGCGATCCGCAACGCCGCCGCGCCGAGCGACTCGCCGATCGCGAAGCCGATGAAGCACGGCCCGGCATAATCCCCCGGGATGAAGAGTAAGATGCAGAGCATCAGGAAAAGCTCGACGCTGATGAGGAGCATGCCGATGCTCATCCCGGCCTTCAGCGGAATCGCGTACACCGGCAACGGCTTGCCGTGCAGGCTCGCGAACGCGGTCCGCGAGTTCGCGAAGGTGTTGATCCGGATTCCGAACCAGGCAACCCCGTAGCTCCCGGCGATCCCGATGAGGCTGAAGAGGAGAATGATGACTACCCGGGTCGGCTCGAAGCGGAGCAGCACGCCGAAGTACAGGACGATGATGACGCCGATGAAGGCTTCGAGGACGAGGAGGAACTTCCCCTGGGTGATCAGGTACGTCTTGCAGGTCTCGTAGATGAGCTCCGAGATCTCGCGCATCGCGCGGTGGACCGGCAGGTTCTTGAGCTGGCGGAAGATCACGAGCCCGAACAGGAAGCCGAGGGCACACACCAGAAGCCCCGCCATCAGGAGCGTCCGGCCTCCGACGCCCATGAACTCAACGTCCAACGCCGGGATCTTAAGGCTCGCCTCGCCCGCGCCCGCGTGGGGCGCGGCGCCCTCGGTGCTCCTCGCCACTTCCGCCAGGGCCGTCGGCGCGGCCACCACAGAGACGAGAGCAACGAGCAGGAACACCATCGCAGCGAGGCGAGCGCCGGTGTCCCGGCCCGCGGAGTTCATCCGGTCAGCTCCACGATTCCCTGGAGGGCAGGGTGATATTTGCTTCGCTCATCGGTGATGAACTCCTCCGCCGGAAACCGTCCAGGGTGTCCTGGCGGTCAGGACATTGGAGAGGTCCGCGCAGCGCTCACAGCTTGACCCGAACTCTACTGAACTTTACTGGACGACGCCCGTTTCTGTCAATGGGAAATTTTTCTCAAGCACGAAATTTTCTCGCAGGATCAACGTGTTGCGAACCACCCGTTCAATCCAACTCGGGCCTCGCCTCGTGGCTCATCTACTCGGGCCTCGCCTCGGCGCTGGCGCAGGCGATGAGGCTGCCTCTGCCGAAGCGCCTCGGCTCGAACTGCCACGCCAGCGGCTCGTCCGGAGCCCCTCGGCTCGAACTGCAAGAGGTGGTCATCGGCGGCCGGCTCGCCTTCTTCTGTATCGCGGCCGCTGCTCCGCGGCCAACCTGACCGCTCGCCGAGCGCCGCGATATCGGGCCGCAGTCCCGCGACGGCGAGCGAGCAGGCGCGCGACAGCCAGGAGAATCCGGACATCCGGGCTGGACAACCGTTGGAGCATGCGCCAGAGCGCCGGGTGAGGTTCGGTGAGCCGACCGACGCGCTCGACGGGCTCGCGCCCGAAGAACTCGCCGACACCCGCGCCGAGGGCGTGCCCCAGCTTTTGAAGCACCTTCAGCGACGGGAGCTGTTCGCCCCGTTCGATCCTGCCGATGTACGAAAGGTCCACGCCACCGGAGACCCGCTGGGCCAACTCCCGTTGTGTGAAGCTCTTCCGGAGCCTGAAACTCCTCAGACGTTCTCCGACAAGTCTCGGAAGGGAACGCTCGGACGGCACGCCTGACCTCCCGCCAGACTCTACCGTTCCCTCCACACCCTGTCAACTTTCCGACCGGGAACGCGTAGGCTATATATTCCTCATGTTGACATGACTATAAGGATTATTTATCCTCTAGCGCGGAGGCACGAAGTGCGGCGGCTCGTCCAGGCCAGGCGGATCCTGAGGCTTCTGTACCGGTCTGGACGGCTCGCAAAGCTCACGCCACCGGAGCTCCGGCTCCTTCTTCTCATGCTCTCCGCTATGTCCCGCGTTCGCGGGCGCCGCTGGCGGCCGACAGCTCTCCGGCAAGCCCTGGGACTCTCCACGGCCGCGCTCAATCAGGCCGCCATGGGCCTGGAGCGACGGGGCTGGCTCCGGATTGTCCGGACTACCCGGACCTGGGTGATTGAGCTGAAGGGGATCAAACCGAAGCGATGAACCGATCTCTGGAGCTCCGCGCTCTGGTCGTGGAAGCTGACCGTGGCCTGCAGGAGCTCTTTGAGGTTCTCCTGAAAGGATGGAGTCTTCGATTTATCCTGGATCCGTGGGCCGAGCCCGACCCGCCGCTGGGCGACGTGGATCTGCTCGTGATCGACGAGGATTATTCGGAGGGACGTGAGGAAAGCCCCCCGGAGTGGCTCGAAAGCCTCACCCAGCGCCTGCCCGCGATCGTGCTCCGCACACCGGCCTTACCGCTCCGGACGAAGCCATCAATCCTCGTCCTCCCCAAACCGTTCCCCGTCTCCCGCTTTCTCGCGTTTGCCAATACCGTGCGCCAGGCCAAGGCGAACGCCGTGTCGCCCCCGGAGGCGAGCGCATGATAAAATAAAGCCCGATGAGCGGCTCCGCGCTATCTCTCCCCGCTGGCCCGTACCCCCGCTGCCCCACCTGCAATGGCCCCGTGAGCTGGGCGGCGAACCCCCACCGGCCGTTCTGCTCGCTGGTCTGCCGGCTCGTAGACCTCGGAGTGTGGCTCGACGAGGGCTACCGGATCCCCGCCGAAAAGCCGCTGGAAAGCGAGCGCGGCCCCGACGGCGGCGGATGAGCGACCTCTTCGGCGATCCCATCGCGTTCCTCCAGCGTCTCATCCTCCAGGTCCCGGCCCTGCTGCTCGCCGTAACGGTCCACGAGCTGGCCCACGGCCTCGTCGCGGACCGCCTCGGTGACCCGACCGCGAGGCTCCAGGGGCGGCTCACGCTGAACCCCCTCCCCCACATCGACCCGATCGGGGCCCTGGCCTTCGTCCTCGCCGGCTTCGGCTGGGCCAAGCCGGTCCCCGTCAACGCCTACAATCTCCGCCGCCCGGTGCGCGACATGGCCTGGGTCGCCGCGGCGGGCCCCATCTCGAACCTCGTCGTGGCCTTCCTCGGCCTGGTCGCCCTGGTCCTCGTGCGGCGGATCGT encodes:
- a CDS encoding helix-turn-helix transcriptional regulator; this translates as MPSERSLPRLVGERLRSFRLRKSFTQRELAQRVSGGVDLSYIGRIERGEQLPSLKVLQKLGHALGAGVGEFFGREPVERVGRLTEPHPALWRMLQRLSSPDVRILLAVARLLARRRGTAARYRGARRAVRLAAEQRPRYRRRRAGRR
- a CDS encoding DNA gyrase inhibitor YacG gives rise to the protein MSGSALSLPAGPYPRCPTCNGPVSWAANPHRPFCSLVCRLVDLGVWLDEGYRIPAEKPLESERGPDGGG
- a CDS encoding site-2 protease family protein is translated as MSDLFGDPIAFLQRLILQVPALLLAVTVHELAHGLVADRLGDPTARLQGRLTLNPLPHIDPIGALAFVLAGFGWAKPVPVNAYNLRRPVRDMAWVAAAGPISNLVVAFLGLVALVLVRRIVDSPFFGQPLAGVLLWVYQFNLALAIFNLIPLPPLDGGHFLPYFLPRGSWTLLQQLEQYGPFILLLLIITDSTRFVVVPIFRLVSGFYIALVGLIL